Proteins found in one Tamandua tetradactyla isolate mTamTet1 chromosome 3, mTamTet1.pri, whole genome shotgun sequence genomic segment:
- the ATG9A gene encoding autophagy-related protein 9A isoform X1 has protein sequence MAQFDTEYQRLEASYSDSPPGEEDLLVHVPEGSKSPWHHIENLDLFFSRVYNLHQKNGFTCMLIGEIFELMQFLFVVAFTTFLVSCVDYDILFANKMVNHSLHPTEPVKVTLPDAFLPAQVCSARIQENGSLITILVIAGVFWIHRLIKFIYNICCYWEIHSFYLHALRIPMSALPYCTWQEVQARIVQTQKEHQICIHKRELTELDIYHRILRFQNYMVALVNKSLLPLRFRLPGLGEAVFFTRGLKYNFELILFWGPGSLFLNEWSLKSEYKRGGQRLELAQRLSNRILWIGIANFLLCPLILIWQILYAFFSYAEVLKREPGALGARCWSLYGRCYLRHFNELEHELQSRLNRGYKPASKYMNCFLSPLLTLLAKNGAFFAGSILAVLIALTIYDEDVLAVEHVLTTVTLLGVTVTVCRSFIPDQHMVFCPEQLLRVILAHIHYMPDHWQGNAHRSQTRDEFAQLFQYKAVFILEELLSPIVTPLILIFCLRPRALEIIDFFRNFTVEVVGVGDTCSFAQMDVRQHGHPQWLSGGQTEASVYQQAEDGKTELSLMHFAITNPGWQPPRESTAFLGFLKEQVQRDGAAAGLAQGGLLPENALFTSIQSLQSESEPLSLIANVVAGSSCRGPPLSRDLQSSRHRAEVASALRSFSPLQTGQVPTGRAPSTMTGSGVDARTASSGSSVWEGQLQSLVLSEYASTEMSLHALYMHQLHKQQAQAEPERHVWHRRESDESGESAPEEGGEGARAPQPIPRSASYPCATLRPGAPETTALHGGFQRRYGGITDPGTVPRAPSHFSRLPLGGWAEDGQSASRHPEPVPEEGSEDELPPQVHKV, from the exons ATGGCGCAATTTGACACAGAATACCAGCGCCTAGAGGCCTCCTACAGCGATTCACCCCCCGGGGAAGAGGATCTGTTGGTGCACGTCCCTGAGGGGAGCAAGT CACCTTGGCACCACATCGAAAACCTTGACCTCTTCTTTTCTCGA GTTTATAATCTACATCAGAAAAATGGCTTCACTTGTATGCTCATCGGGGAGATCTTTGAGCTTAT GCAGTTCCTCTTTGTGGTTGCCTTCACCACTTTCCTGGTCAGCTGTGTGGACTACGACATCCTATTTGCCAACAAGATGGTGAACCACAGTCTTCATCCTACTGAGCCTGTCAAGGTCACTCTGCCAGATGCCTTTTTGCCTGCCCAAGTCTGTAGTGCCAG GATTCAGGAAAATGGCTCCCTTATCACTATCCTGGTCATTGCTGGTGTCTTTTGGATCCACCGGCTTATCAAGTTCATCTATAATATTTGCTGCTACTGGGAGATCCATTCCTTCTACCTGCATGCCCTGCGCATCCCCATG TCTGCCCTTCCATACTGCACGTGGCAGGAAGTACAGGCCCGGATTGTGCAGACGCAGAAAGAGCACCAGATCTGCATCCACAAGCGTGAGCTGACAGAGCTGGACATCTACCACCGCATCCTCCGTTTCCAAAACTATATGGTGGCACTGGTTAACAAATCCCTCCTGCCCCTGCGCTTCCGCCTGCCTGGCCTTGGGGAGGCTGTCTTCTTTACCCGTGGCCTCAAGTACAACTTTGAGCTGATCCTCTTCTGGGGACCTGGCTCTCTGTTTCTCAATGAATGGAGCCTCAAGTCTGAGTACAAACGTGGAGGACAACGGCTAGAGTTGGCCCAACGCCTCAGCAACCGTATCCTGTGGATTGGCATTGCCAACTTCCTGCTGTGTCCTCTCATCCTCATCTGGCAGATTCTCTATGCCTTCTTTAGCTATGCTGAGGTGCTGAAGCGGGAGCCAGGGGCCCTGGGAGCCCGCTGCTGGTCACTCTATGGCCGCTGCTACCTCCGCCACTTCAATGAGCTGGAGCACGAGCTGCAGTCCCGTCTCAACCGTGGCTACAAACCTGCCTCCAAGTACATGAATTGCTTCCTGTCACCTCTGCTAACACTGCTAGCCAAGAATGGAGCCTTCTTCGCTGGCTCCATCCTGGCTGTGCTTATTGCCCTTACCATCTATGACGAAGATGTGCTGGCTGTGGAACATGTCCTCACCACCGTCACACTCCTGGGGGTCACTGTGACCGTGTGCAG GTCCTTCATCCCAGACCAGCACATGGTGTTCTGCCCTGAGCAGCTGCTCCGTGTCATCCTGGCTCACATCCACTACATGCCTGACCACTGGCAGGGTAATGCCCACCGCTCGCAGACCCGGGACGAGTTTGCCCAGCTCTTCCAGTACAAGGCA GTGTTCATCTTGGAGGAGCTGCTGAGCCCCATTGTCACACCCCTCATCCTCATCTTCTGCCTCCGCCCACGGGCCCTGGAGATTATAGATTTCTTCCGCAATTTCACCGTAGAAGTCGTTGGCGTTGGAGACACTTGCTCCTTTGCTCAAATGGATGTTCGCCAGCATGGGCATCCCCAG TGGCTATCCGGTGGGCAGACAGAGGCCTCAGTGTACCAGCAAGCTGAGGATGGGAAGACAGAATTGTCACTCATGCACTTTGCCATCACCAATCCTGGCTGGCAGCCACCACGTGAGAGCACGGCCTTTCTAGGTTTCCTCAAGGAGCAAGTTCAGCGGGATGGAGCAGCTGCTGGCCTTGCCCAAGGGGGTCTGCTTCCTGAAAATGCCCTCTTTACATCTATCCAGTCCTTACAGTCTGAGTCTGAG CCTCTGAGCCTCATTGCAAATGTGGTAGCTGGCTCATCCTGCCGGGGCCCCCCACTGTCCAGGGACCTGCAGAGCTCCAGGCATAGGGCTGAAGTCGCCTCTGCACTACGCTCCTTCTCCCCTCTGCAAACTGGTCAGGTTCCTACAGGCCGGGCTCCCAGCACCATGACAGGCTCTGG GGTGGATGCCAGGACAGCCAGCTCTGGGAGCAGTGTGTGGGAAGGACAGCTGCAGAGCCTGGTGCTATCAGAATATGCGTCTACTGAGATGAGCTTACACGCCCTCTATATGCACCAG CTCCACAAGCAGCAGGCCCAAGCTGAACCTGAACGGCATGTGTGGCATCGCCGGGAGAGTGATGAAAGTGGGGAGAGTGCCCCCGAAGAGGGGGGAGAGGGCGCCCGGGCCCCCCAACCTATTCCTCGTTCTGCCAGCTATCCCTGTGCTACACTCCGGCCTGGAGCACCCGAGACCACTGCCCTGCACGGAGGCTTCCAGAGGCGTTATGGGGGCATCACAG ATCCTGGCACAGTGCCCCGGGCTCCCTCTCATTTCTCTCGGCTGCCCCTTGGTGGATGGGCTGAAGATGGGCAGTCAGCATCAAGGCATCCTGAGCCCGTGCCTGAGGAGGGCTCGGAGGATGAGCTTCCCCCTCAGGTGCACAAG GTCTAG
- the ATG9A gene encoding autophagy-related protein 9A isoform X2, whose protein sequence is MVNHSLHPTEPVKVTLPDAFLPAQVCSARIQENGSLITILVIAGVFWIHRLIKFIYNICCYWEIHSFYLHALRIPMSALPYCTWQEVQARIVQTQKEHQICIHKRELTELDIYHRILRFQNYMVALVNKSLLPLRFRLPGLGEAVFFTRGLKYNFELILFWGPGSLFLNEWSLKSEYKRGGQRLELAQRLSNRILWIGIANFLLCPLILIWQILYAFFSYAEVLKREPGALGARCWSLYGRCYLRHFNELEHELQSRLNRGYKPASKYMNCFLSPLLTLLAKNGAFFAGSILAVLIALTIYDEDVLAVEHVLTTVTLLGVTVTVCRSFIPDQHMVFCPEQLLRVILAHIHYMPDHWQGNAHRSQTRDEFAQLFQYKAVFILEELLSPIVTPLILIFCLRPRALEIIDFFRNFTVEVVGVGDTCSFAQMDVRQHGHPQWLSGGQTEASVYQQAEDGKTELSLMHFAITNPGWQPPRESTAFLGFLKEQVQRDGAAAGLAQGGLLPENALFTSIQSLQSESEPLSLIANVVAGSSCRGPPLSRDLQSSRHRAEVASALRSFSPLQTGQVPTGRAPSTMTGSGVDARTASSGSSVWEGQLQSLVLSEYASTEMSLHALYMHQLHKQQAQAEPERHVWHRRESDESGESAPEEGGEGARAPQPIPRSASYPCATLRPGAPETTALHGGFQRRYGGITDPGTVPRAPSHFSRLPLGGWAEDGQSASRHPEPVPEEGSEDELPPQVHKV, encoded by the exons ATGGTGAACCACAGTCTTCATCCTACTGAGCCTGTCAAGGTCACTCTGCCAGATGCCTTTTTGCCTGCCCAAGTCTGTAGTGCCAG GATTCAGGAAAATGGCTCCCTTATCACTATCCTGGTCATTGCTGGTGTCTTTTGGATCCACCGGCTTATCAAGTTCATCTATAATATTTGCTGCTACTGGGAGATCCATTCCTTCTACCTGCATGCCCTGCGCATCCCCATG TCTGCCCTTCCATACTGCACGTGGCAGGAAGTACAGGCCCGGATTGTGCAGACGCAGAAAGAGCACCAGATCTGCATCCACAAGCGTGAGCTGACAGAGCTGGACATCTACCACCGCATCCTCCGTTTCCAAAACTATATGGTGGCACTGGTTAACAAATCCCTCCTGCCCCTGCGCTTCCGCCTGCCTGGCCTTGGGGAGGCTGTCTTCTTTACCCGTGGCCTCAAGTACAACTTTGAGCTGATCCTCTTCTGGGGACCTGGCTCTCTGTTTCTCAATGAATGGAGCCTCAAGTCTGAGTACAAACGTGGAGGACAACGGCTAGAGTTGGCCCAACGCCTCAGCAACCGTATCCTGTGGATTGGCATTGCCAACTTCCTGCTGTGTCCTCTCATCCTCATCTGGCAGATTCTCTATGCCTTCTTTAGCTATGCTGAGGTGCTGAAGCGGGAGCCAGGGGCCCTGGGAGCCCGCTGCTGGTCACTCTATGGCCGCTGCTACCTCCGCCACTTCAATGAGCTGGAGCACGAGCTGCAGTCCCGTCTCAACCGTGGCTACAAACCTGCCTCCAAGTACATGAATTGCTTCCTGTCACCTCTGCTAACACTGCTAGCCAAGAATGGAGCCTTCTTCGCTGGCTCCATCCTGGCTGTGCTTATTGCCCTTACCATCTATGACGAAGATGTGCTGGCTGTGGAACATGTCCTCACCACCGTCACACTCCTGGGGGTCACTGTGACCGTGTGCAG GTCCTTCATCCCAGACCAGCACATGGTGTTCTGCCCTGAGCAGCTGCTCCGTGTCATCCTGGCTCACATCCACTACATGCCTGACCACTGGCAGGGTAATGCCCACCGCTCGCAGACCCGGGACGAGTTTGCCCAGCTCTTCCAGTACAAGGCA GTGTTCATCTTGGAGGAGCTGCTGAGCCCCATTGTCACACCCCTCATCCTCATCTTCTGCCTCCGCCCACGGGCCCTGGAGATTATAGATTTCTTCCGCAATTTCACCGTAGAAGTCGTTGGCGTTGGAGACACTTGCTCCTTTGCTCAAATGGATGTTCGCCAGCATGGGCATCCCCAG TGGCTATCCGGTGGGCAGACAGAGGCCTCAGTGTACCAGCAAGCTGAGGATGGGAAGACAGAATTGTCACTCATGCACTTTGCCATCACCAATCCTGGCTGGCAGCCACCACGTGAGAGCACGGCCTTTCTAGGTTTCCTCAAGGAGCAAGTTCAGCGGGATGGAGCAGCTGCTGGCCTTGCCCAAGGGGGTCTGCTTCCTGAAAATGCCCTCTTTACATCTATCCAGTCCTTACAGTCTGAGTCTGAG CCTCTGAGCCTCATTGCAAATGTGGTAGCTGGCTCATCCTGCCGGGGCCCCCCACTGTCCAGGGACCTGCAGAGCTCCAGGCATAGGGCTGAAGTCGCCTCTGCACTACGCTCCTTCTCCCCTCTGCAAACTGGTCAGGTTCCTACAGGCCGGGCTCCCAGCACCATGACAGGCTCTGG GGTGGATGCCAGGACAGCCAGCTCTGGGAGCAGTGTGTGGGAAGGACAGCTGCAGAGCCTGGTGCTATCAGAATATGCGTCTACTGAGATGAGCTTACACGCCCTCTATATGCACCAG CTCCACAAGCAGCAGGCCCAAGCTGAACCTGAACGGCATGTGTGGCATCGCCGGGAGAGTGATGAAAGTGGGGAGAGTGCCCCCGAAGAGGGGGGAGAGGGCGCCCGGGCCCCCCAACCTATTCCTCGTTCTGCCAGCTATCCCTGTGCTACACTCCGGCCTGGAGCACCCGAGACCACTGCCCTGCACGGAGGCTTCCAGAGGCGTTATGGGGGCATCACAG ATCCTGGCACAGTGCCCCGGGCTCCCTCTCATTTCTCTCGGCTGCCCCTTGGTGGATGGGCTGAAGATGGGCAGTCAGCATCAAGGCATCCTGAGCCCGTGCCTGAGGAGGGCTCGGAGGATGAGCTTCCCCCTCAGGTGCACAAG GTCTAG
- the ANKZF1 gene encoding tRNA endonuclease ANKZF1 isoform X1: MSPAPAASLGPASVSLFDLNADAPVLQGLSLVSHSLGEALAQALPTTSCSGSGKSGSPERKPIQSPPDISEKLFCSTCEQTFQNHQEQREHYKLDWHRFNLKQRLKDKPPLSALDFEKQSSGGDLSSISGSEDSDSPSKEDLQILDEERAEFEKPNRPKGFHPHRILFQNAKGQFLSAYRCVLGPHQVPPEEAELLLQNLQSGGPAYCVVLMAAAGHFAGAIFQGREVVTHKTFHRYTVRAKRGTAQGLQDARGGTSRSAGANLRRYNEATLYKEVRDLLTGPDWAKALEEAGTILLRAPSSGRSLFFGGRGAPLQREDPRLWDIPLATRRPTFRELQRVLHKLTTLHVHGEDPRKIVRLDSPQTHWKTVREERKKASEEERRKVPSDGNEALEQNAEFPKQGTGLEGEDSFQVELELVELTLGTLGLREFEVLPKRSRKKRNKKDRNHDLGAGTHMTLPQQPHGDEPLIRLAQADTASLGPSLDEAKASGQPELWDVLLAACQAGDVGMVKLQLATNSSDPGVTSLLSAPLGSSGFTLLHAASVAGRSSVVRLLLEAGADPTVQDSCARPPYTVAADKTTRNEFRRFMEKNPDAYDYKKAQVPGPLTPEMEARQAARKREQKAARRQREEQQRRQREQEKQEQEERQRFAALSDREKRALAAERRLAAQLGASAPQIPDSAIINARRCWSCGASLQGLIPFHYFDFSFCSTRCLQDHRGQARRPSS, encoded by the exons ATGTCGCCCGCTCCAGCTGCATCCCTGGGTCCTGCGTCGGTCTCCCTGTTTGACCTCAACGCTGATGCGCCTGTCCTTCAGGGCCTGAGCCTGGTGAGCCACTCTCTCGGGGAGGCTCTGGCACAGGCTCTGCCTACTACTTCCTGTTCAG GTTCAGGAAAGAGTGGGAGCCCAGAAAGAAAGCCCATCCAGAGTCCTCCTGATATTTCAGAGAAGTTATTTTGTTCAACCTGTGAGCAGACCTTCCAGAACCATCAGGAACAG AGGGAACATTACAAGCTCGACTGGCATCGGTTTAACCTAAAGCAGCGTCTCAAGGACAAGCCCCCCCTGTCAGCCCTGGACTTTGAAAAGCAGAGCTCTGGAG GAGATCTTTCCAGCATCTCAGGATCAGAAGACTCAGACTCACCCAGTAAGGAGGACTTGCAGATACTGGATGAAGAGAGGGCTGAATTTGAGAAGCCTAACAGACCCAAAGGCTTCCACCCCCATAGGATTCTTTTCCAAAATGCCAAGGGCCAGTTCCTCTCTGCCTACCGCTGTGTCCTAGGCCCTCACCAG GTGCCCCCTGAAGAGGCAGAACTGCTGCTACAGAACCTGCAAAGTGGAGGCCCTGCCTACTGTGTGGTGCTTATGGCTGCAGCTGGACACTTCGCTGGTGCCATTTTCCAAGG AAGAGAAGTGGTGACACACAAAACCTTTCACCGTTACACTGTGCGGGCCAAGCGAGGTACAGCCCAGGGGCTTCAGGATGCCCGGGGTGGGACTTCCCGTTCTGCTGGAGCAAACTTGAGGCGCTACAATGAAGCCACATTATATAAA GAGGTTCGTGACCTGCTAACAGGGCCAGACTGGGCTAAGGCACTGGAGGAAGCTGGGACAATACTGCTGCGTGCCCCCAGCTCTGGCCGATCCTTGTTCTTTGGAGGCCGTGGAGCACCCCTGCAACGGGAGGATCCCCGACTTTGGGATATCCCCCTCGCCACCCGCAGGCCCACCTTCCGAGAGCTACAGCGTGTGCTCCATAAGCTTACCACCTTGCACGTCCATG GAGAAGACCCCCGGAAGATAGTCAGATTGGACTCACCTCAGACACACTGGAAGACagtgagagaggagaggaagaaagcttctgaagaagaaagaagaaaggtccCCAGTGATGGAAATGAAGCACTTGAGCAGAATGCAGAATTTCCCAAACAGG GTACAGGGTTGGAGGGAGAAGACAGCTTCCAGGTGGAGTTGGAACTAGTAGAGTTGACACTGGGGACCCTAGGTCTTCGTGAATTTGAAGTATTGCCTAAGCGGAGCCGGAAGAAAAGGAATAAGAAGGACAGAAACCACGATCTGGGGGCTGGGACACATATGACTCTTCCTCAGCAACCTCATGGTGATGAGCCCCTCATACGGTTGGCGCAGGCAGATACAGCCTCCTTGGGACCTTCACTGGATGAGGCCAAGGCCTCTGGTCAGCCAGAGCTCTGGGATGTGCTTTTAGCTGCTTGCCAAGCCGGAGATGTTGGCATGGTGAAGCTCCAGCTAGCTACCAACTCCTCAGACCCTGGAGTTACATCTCTGCTCAGTGCCCCCTTGGGCTCCAGTGGCTTTACCCTCCTACATGCAGCATCTGTAGCTGGGAGAAGCTCAGTGGTTCGCCTGCTGTTGGAAGCAGGTGCCGACCCCACTGTGCA GGACTCCTGTGCCCGGCCACCGTATACAGTTGCAGCAGACAAAACAACACGTAATGAATTCCGAAGGTTCATGGAGAAGAATCCAGATGCTTATGATTACAAAAAGGCTCAG GTGCCAGGACCACTGACACCAGAGATGGAGGCACGGCAGGCTGCACGGAAAAGGGAGCAGAAGGCAGCCCGGCGGCAGCGGGAGGAACAGCAACGGAGGCAGCGGGAGCAGGAGAAGCAGGAGCAAGAGGAACGGCAGAGATTTGCTGCCCTCAGTGACCGAGAGAAG agAGCTCTGGCTGCAGAGCGTCGACTCGCTGCCCAGTTGGGAGCCTCTGCCCCTCAGATCCCTGACTCTGCAATCATCAATGCTCG ACGCTGCTGGAGTTGTGGGGCATCCCTCCAAGGCCTCATTCCCTTTCACTACTTTGACTTCTCTTTCTGCTCCACACGCTGCCTCCAGGATCATCGGGGTCAGGCCAGGAGACCCTCTTCCTGA
- the ANKZF1 gene encoding tRNA endonuclease ANKZF1 isoform X2: MSPAPAASLGPASVSLFDLNADAPVLQGLSLVSHSLGEALAQALPTTSCSGSGKSGSPERKPIQSPPDISEKLFCSTCEQTFQNHQEQREHYKLDWHRFNLKQRLKDKPPLSALDFEKQSSGGDLSSISGSEDSDSPSKEDLQILDEERAEFEKPNRPKGFHPHRILFQNAKGQFLSAYRCVLGPHQVPPEEAELLLQNLQSGGPAYCVVLMAAAGHFAGAIFQGREVVTHKTFHRYTVRAKRGTAQGLQDARGGTSRSAGANLRRYNEATLYKEVRDLLTGPDWAKALEEAGTILLRAPSSGRSLFFGGRGAPLQREDPRLWDIPLATRRPTFRELQRVLHKLTTLHVHGTGLEGEDSFQVELELVELTLGTLGLREFEVLPKRSRKKRNKKDRNHDLGAGTHMTLPQQPHGDEPLIRLAQADTASLGPSLDEAKASGQPELWDVLLAACQAGDVGMVKLQLATNSSDPGVTSLLSAPLGSSGFTLLHAASVAGRSSVVRLLLEAGADPTVQDSCARPPYTVAADKTTRNEFRRFMEKNPDAYDYKKAQVPGPLTPEMEARQAARKREQKAARRQREEQQRRQREQEKQEQEERQRFAALSDREKRALAAERRLAAQLGASAPQIPDSAIINARRCWSCGASLQGLIPFHYFDFSFCSTRCLQDHRGQARRPSS, encoded by the exons ATGTCGCCCGCTCCAGCTGCATCCCTGGGTCCTGCGTCGGTCTCCCTGTTTGACCTCAACGCTGATGCGCCTGTCCTTCAGGGCCTGAGCCTGGTGAGCCACTCTCTCGGGGAGGCTCTGGCACAGGCTCTGCCTACTACTTCCTGTTCAG GTTCAGGAAAGAGTGGGAGCCCAGAAAGAAAGCCCATCCAGAGTCCTCCTGATATTTCAGAGAAGTTATTTTGTTCAACCTGTGAGCAGACCTTCCAGAACCATCAGGAACAG AGGGAACATTACAAGCTCGACTGGCATCGGTTTAACCTAAAGCAGCGTCTCAAGGACAAGCCCCCCCTGTCAGCCCTGGACTTTGAAAAGCAGAGCTCTGGAG GAGATCTTTCCAGCATCTCAGGATCAGAAGACTCAGACTCACCCAGTAAGGAGGACTTGCAGATACTGGATGAAGAGAGGGCTGAATTTGAGAAGCCTAACAGACCCAAAGGCTTCCACCCCCATAGGATTCTTTTCCAAAATGCCAAGGGCCAGTTCCTCTCTGCCTACCGCTGTGTCCTAGGCCCTCACCAG GTGCCCCCTGAAGAGGCAGAACTGCTGCTACAGAACCTGCAAAGTGGAGGCCCTGCCTACTGTGTGGTGCTTATGGCTGCAGCTGGACACTTCGCTGGTGCCATTTTCCAAGG AAGAGAAGTGGTGACACACAAAACCTTTCACCGTTACACTGTGCGGGCCAAGCGAGGTACAGCCCAGGGGCTTCAGGATGCCCGGGGTGGGACTTCCCGTTCTGCTGGAGCAAACTTGAGGCGCTACAATGAAGCCACATTATATAAA GAGGTTCGTGACCTGCTAACAGGGCCAGACTGGGCTAAGGCACTGGAGGAAGCTGGGACAATACTGCTGCGTGCCCCCAGCTCTGGCCGATCCTTGTTCTTTGGAGGCCGTGGAGCACCCCTGCAACGGGAGGATCCCCGACTTTGGGATATCCCCCTCGCCACCCGCAGGCCCACCTTCCGAGAGCTACAGCGTGTGCTCCATAAGCTTACCACCTTGCACGTCCATG GTACAGGGTTGGAGGGAGAAGACAGCTTCCAGGTGGAGTTGGAACTAGTAGAGTTGACACTGGGGACCCTAGGTCTTCGTGAATTTGAAGTATTGCCTAAGCGGAGCCGGAAGAAAAGGAATAAGAAGGACAGAAACCACGATCTGGGGGCTGGGACACATATGACTCTTCCTCAGCAACCTCATGGTGATGAGCCCCTCATACGGTTGGCGCAGGCAGATACAGCCTCCTTGGGACCTTCACTGGATGAGGCCAAGGCCTCTGGTCAGCCAGAGCTCTGGGATGTGCTTTTAGCTGCTTGCCAAGCCGGAGATGTTGGCATGGTGAAGCTCCAGCTAGCTACCAACTCCTCAGACCCTGGAGTTACATCTCTGCTCAGTGCCCCCTTGGGCTCCAGTGGCTTTACCCTCCTACATGCAGCATCTGTAGCTGGGAGAAGCTCAGTGGTTCGCCTGCTGTTGGAAGCAGGTGCCGACCCCACTGTGCA GGACTCCTGTGCCCGGCCACCGTATACAGTTGCAGCAGACAAAACAACACGTAATGAATTCCGAAGGTTCATGGAGAAGAATCCAGATGCTTATGATTACAAAAAGGCTCAG GTGCCAGGACCACTGACACCAGAGATGGAGGCACGGCAGGCTGCACGGAAAAGGGAGCAGAAGGCAGCCCGGCGGCAGCGGGAGGAACAGCAACGGAGGCAGCGGGAGCAGGAGAAGCAGGAGCAAGAGGAACGGCAGAGATTTGCTGCCCTCAGTGACCGAGAGAAG agAGCTCTGGCTGCAGAGCGTCGACTCGCTGCCCAGTTGGGAGCCTCTGCCCCTCAGATCCCTGACTCTGCAATCATCAATGCTCG ACGCTGCTGGAGTTGTGGGGCATCCCTCCAAGGCCTCATTCCCTTTCACTACTTTGACTTCTCTTTCTGCTCCACACGCTGCCTCCAGGATCATCGGGGTCAGGCCAGGAGACCCTCTTCCTGA